The genomic region GGCATGCTCGCCAACGCCGCCAGCGGCATGCAGACCGTGAAGTACGGCGAGGTCGCGGACTGGGTACTCGAAATCGAGGCCGTCCTGGCCGACGGGTCGGTCATCTCCGCGGGCTCGCGGGCCGTCAAGACCTCCTCGGGGTACAACCTGCGCGACCTGCTCGTCGGCAGCGAGGGCACCCTCGCGGTCATCACCGAAGCGACCCTCCGGCTCGCGGGCCGCCCCGAGCAGATTCGCGGCGGCCGGGCCGTGTTCGAGACGCTGGACGGGGCCGCCGCCGCGGTCGAGGACACCATCCAGTCGGGCGTCGACGTGGCCAAAATCGAACTCGTCGACGCCGAGAGCGCGATGATGGCCAACGCGTACTCGGGCACCGACCTGCCCGACAGTCCACTGGTGTTCCTCGAGTTCCACCGCAACCACGGTATCGAGCGCGAGGTCGACTTCTGTCGCTCCATCTTCGAGCACCACGGCGCGACCCGGTTCGAGGTCGCCGCAGCCGACGAGGGGATGGCCGACCTCTGGCAGGCCCGCAAGGACATGGCCTACGCCATGCAGACCTACGACCCCGACCTGACACCGCTCCACCCGGGCGACATCACCGTCCCCATCTCGAAGTACGCCGACGTCATCCGGTTCGCGAAGGACCTCGCCGACGAACACGACGTGCTCGTCCCCTGCTTCGGGCACGCGGGCGACGGCAACGTCCACTACTCGGTGCTGGTCGACGAGGACGACCCCGAGCAGGTCGAGGCTGGCGAGGCGGTGTACAGCCGAATCGTCGAGTTCGCCATCGACTGCGGCGGGACCTGCACCGGCGAGCACGGCATCGGCCTCGGCAAGCGCGAGTACCTCGAACGCGAGCACGGCGCGGCCACCGTCGAGGCGATGCGGAAGGTCAAGCGTGCACTGGACCCGACCGACACCCTGAACCCGGGCAAGATGTTCCCGGAGACGGTCGACGGCGGACGAGTCAGGGACCGAGACGGGCGATAAGCCCGAGGCGAGTCTCAGGTCGTCGGAATCTCCCCCAATCTTGAAGACGGTTTTCCACGACCCCTGTGTATGAACGTCAGGAGCGTCGCTATCGACGAATCGGTCTCGACCGTCTTCCCGCCCGAACGACTCCAGCACGCGCTCGAAGACGTCGTCGACGCCGCGACCGTCGACGCCACCACCGACTCGCTCGACTCGTACGACGCCGTCGTCACGCTCGCGTACCACGAGGAGTACCTGGACGCGGTCGACTGGATCCACTCCATCCAGACCGGTATCGACCGGTTCCCACTCGATGACCTCCGTGAACACGACGTGACGCTCACGAGCAGCACCGGCATCCACGGGCCGGCCATCGGGGAGACCGTCGCCGGCTACATGCTCTCGTTCTCGCGCCGGCTGTTGCCGGCCGTGAAGGCACAGACCCGGCGAGAGTGGTCACCGCCGGAGTGGGACGAGGCGTTCACCCTGACCGGCGAGCAGGTGTGCATCGTCGGGCTCGGCGCGCTCGGCAAGGGAATCGTCGACCGGGCGAACGGCCTCGGAATGGAGGTCGTCGGCGTCCGGCGGTCCGGTGAGCCTGTCGACGGTGTCGAGGAGGTGTACACCCCGGACGAGCTCCACACCGCGATTCGGGACGCCCGGTTCCTCGTGCTCGCCGTCCCACTCGTCGAGGAGACGCGCCGGATGGTCGGAGCAGAAGAATTCGACCTCCTGGACGACGACGCCATCCTCGTCAACGTCGCTCGCGGCCCCGTGGTCGACGAGTCAGCGCTCATCGCGGCACTCGAATCGGGATCCATCGCCGGGGCCGCGCTCGACGTCTTCGAGACGGAACCGTTACCCGAGGACTCCCCGCTGTGGGAGTTCGAGAACGTGCTCGTCACCCCGCACTGTGCTGGCTTCACCGAGGACTACTACCGGAACGTCGCGGGTATCGTCCGGGAGAACGTCGAGAACATCGAGCGCGGGGCGGACCTCCGCAACCACATCGTATAGGGGCGGGTGACCGTCCCTCGCGGGTCGGCACTATCGCTCGAACTCGCTGTCGCGTGCTGTCTCGCGCTCCGCCGTCGAATCGACCCGTGCCCGTACGTCGTCGAGCGACTCGTTCTCGAGCAGTTTCTCGGTCCGGGCCTCGAACTCCTCGTCGGAGAGTTCGCCCGCGGCGTAGCGACGTTTGAGTTCCTCGAGGGCGTCGT from Haloarchaeobius sp. HME9146 harbors:
- the ddh gene encoding D-2-hydroxyacid dehydrogenase — encoded protein: MNVRSVAIDESVSTVFPPERLQHALEDVVDAATVDATTDSLDSYDAVVTLAYHEEYLDAVDWIHSIQTGIDRFPLDDLREHDVTLTSSTGIHGPAIGETVAGYMLSFSRRLLPAVKAQTRREWSPPEWDEAFTLTGEQVCIVGLGALGKGIVDRANGLGMEVVGVRRSGEPVDGVEEVYTPDELHTAIRDARFLVLAVPLVEETRRMVGAEEFDLLDDDAILVNVARGPVVDESALIAALESGSIAGAALDVFETEPLPEDSPLWEFENVLVTPHCAGFTEDYYRNVAGIVRENVENIERGADLRNHIV
- a CDS encoding FAD-binding oxidoreductase, with the translated sequence MTHDVAFLDDLSLAEDQVTTVEATRESHASDWGTPDGKEVTPDAVVYPESTADVSAILAAATDHDVPVTPYAAGTSLEGNAVPAFAGISMDLMRMDEVTDFRPDDFQVDVQPGVMGSTVDERAGEAGLFFPPLPSSGDISTIGGMLANAASGMQTVKYGEVADWVLEIEAVLADGSVISAGSRAVKTSSGYNLRDLLVGSEGTLAVITEATLRLAGRPEQIRGGRAVFETLDGAAAAVEDTIQSGVDVAKIELVDAESAMMANAYSGTDLPDSPLVFLEFHRNHGIEREVDFCRSIFEHHGATRFEVAAADEGMADLWQARKDMAYAMQTYDPDLTPLHPGDITVPISKYADVIRFAKDLADEHDVLVPCFGHAGDGNVHYSVLVDEDDPEQVEAGEAVYSRIVEFAIDCGGTCTGEHGIGLGKREYLEREHGAATVEAMRKVKRALDPTDTLNPGKMFPETVDGGRVRDRDGR